The segment CACTCAATTCATGAACGAATATGAAGAGCTTGGCCACATGGAAGAGATGAAGACTCGCGTCGCGTTACCCCAGTTTTTTCTGCCCCATCACGCCATTCATCGACCCGACTCGACAACCACAAAAATAAGAGTCGTGTTCGACGGTTCATGTAAAGACAGTAACGGTATTGCGCTAAACGATCTACTCTTTACTGGACCAACAGTACAGCCAGCTTTATTATCCATTATTATCAATTTTCGTACACACCGCTACGTCATGACGGCGGACATTGAAAAAATGTACCGCCAAATCATGGTTCATCAAGATGATCGCCAATTCCAACAAATTTTGTGGCGGAATGATGCGTCAGAACCTTTGAAGACCTTCCAGTTGAACACCATAACGTACGGAACCTCGTGTGCACCATTCCTTGCCACGAGAGTCTTAAACCAACTAGCCGATGACGATGGAAAGGAGTATCCACTAGCCTCACAGGCAGTAAAGCGAGACTTTTATGTCGACGATCTTCTCACCGGCGCGAACAGCATCGAAGACATGAAAGAAATTGCGAGGCAGCTCATCGAATTGTTGGATGGTGCTGGATTTTCTCTACGAAAATGGAGTTCCAATGATACTGCGTGCATTATGGATATTCCAGAGGAACGCTGGGAAAGGCAACCGCAACTCGAACTGGATCGTTCGCCATCAATTAAAACGCTCGGACTCCTCTGGTTTCCAACTGCGGATGTGTTTGGGTTCAAGATTCCGCAATTATCCACCATTGAAAAGGTAACCAAAAGAGTAGTATTGTCCGAAATTTCACAACTGTTTGACCCGCTGGGTCTTGTTGGACCGATTGTTATAAGCGCTAAAATGTTTATACAACGGTTGTGGCTGGAAGAACTCCAGTGGGATGACGAATTGCCCGAAGAGTTACGATCCTGGTGGCTATCCTTTAGAGTGTCTATCGACGTGCTGCAAGAAATTCGTGTTCCTCGTTGGGTATTAGGCACTGGTATAACCGACTACCAACTTCATTGTTTTGTTGACGCCTCAGAGAAAGGATATGGAGCTTGCCTTTACGTCGTCGCAAGCGATTCAAATGGTCCAAAATTCAGTAATTTACTCATCGCAAAATCCCGTGTTTCTCCAAAAAGTGGCGAAACTATGCCACGGTTAGAGCTTTGCGCTGCCCGTCTGGGAAGTCAATTGATAGATACGATTCTTCAGACGACCACATTCGCTGGAACCCCAATTTTGTGGTCCGATTCAACCATCGTTCTACACTGGATTCGCTCACCCCCGTCGAAGTGGAAGATATTCGTATCCAACCGTATTGCCGAGATTCATCGACTTACCCAAGACTCCCAGTGGCGGTATGTTCCTACAGCACTCAATCCTGCCGACTGCTTATCGAGAGGACTCCAGCCCGATGAACTTCAACATAATACTCTTTGGTGGCACGGGCCACCGTTTCTGCTTCTCGACCGTGAACACTGGCCTAAGCAAACTGCTACGCTTTCATCGATGGCATAGGAACAATTAACTTTGGAGCGTAAGGCAACCACTGTGTTAGCAGCGTTCACTACTGATCAGTGCTTGATAGAAAGATTTTCGGACCTGGCTCGCTTACTCAAGGTTACTTCGTACTGTCGCCGATTCTTGCGTAACTGTAAATCGAATACGGAAAACAGGCTTACCGGTGCTCTATCACCGAACGAATATGATGAGGCGCTCAAATCGTTAGTTCGTGTTGTTCAACGAGCATCCTTTCCCAGTGAAATTCATTATCTCGAGGGGAAAGGTCATGGTGAAACCTCTCTCAAGAAAGCCAATCTCAAGTCACCACTCAACAGTTACGACCTCATGCTCGACCCACAAGGGACGTTGCGGATCCAAGGCAGGTTAGCCAATCTCTCTGGAAGCTTCGATACTCGGTTTCCAATGGTACTACCGTATGATCATCACTTTTCTCGGTTGATTGCCAGATCCATCCATCATCAAACACTACACACTGGACCTGCACAATTACTGTCAATCATTCGCCAGCGATTCTGGCCTGTACGTGGAAGAGAACTCGCACGTAGAACAGTGCACCAATGTTTGACATGCTCCCGTTGCCGTCCTCATCCATGTGACCAATACATGGCTCCATTACCAGCTGCACGCATTACTCCATCGAAGGTCTTTGAACAAACAGGGCTAGACTATTGTGGGCCGTTTCTCGTTCGACCGCTCGCAGGTCGAGGCGCATCGGTAAAAGTCTGGGTCGCCGTGTACGTATGTTTCGCCGTTAAAGCCGTAGCGCTGGACATCGTCGACGGGTTATCAGCAGCTGCGTGCGTCAATTCGCTTAGACGCTTCGTGAGTCGTGTCGGACGCGTTCGAATCATACATTGCGACAACAGCACATCGTTCGTAGGCGCCGCGCGCGAGTTACGGGATATGCGACGACAGTATCGAGAGCAGTTTGCATCAACTTCTTGGGCCAATGAATGCCTGCAACGTGGAATTGAGTTCCAGTTCATTCCGCCACGGGCACCACATTTCGGCGGTTTATGGGAGGCTGCAGTTAAGAAATTTAAATATCACCTCATTCGCATCATGAAAACGACGCCGTACCGTTTAGATGATTTCCGCACAGCTATCGCCCAAGCTGAAAGCATCATGAACTCCCGCCCGTTGACTCCACTATCGAACGATCCTAGTGACCTCTCCGTCCTCACTCCTGGGCACTTTTTAATTGGAGAGTCACCGTTCCAACTTCCCGAGCAGGACTATCAACAAAAGCCACTCAATCGCCTTTCTCGCTTTCAGGCAACCCAACGTGCCATAACTGACTTGTGGAAACGTTGGTCAACTGAGTACATCGGGTTGCTCCATCAACGACCTGCTAAATGGAGGAAGGTGCCACCTAACTTTGCTGTCGGGACGATGGTCGTCCTAAAAACGGACTGCGTACCTCCAAAACGGTGGCCACTAGGACGAGTGGTTGCTGTCTACCCTGGGGCTGATGGCATCACCCGAGTCGTAGATGTACGCACACAGAATGGAACCCGACGTCGTGCAACGTCAGAACTTTGCATTTTGCCCATCGAAAATTGTGATGCAGAATATACAGCTATCCTCAAACAACCAGTTTAACTTTGAATGCTACGCTTCAACGGGGCCCAGGATGTTGCGTTCctcgaaattaaatttgaacctTATAATCTAAACATGCAAAACATTAAAAGAATTAATCTAAATCCTAAACCCAATAATTATTCTACTTaaaactacataaatgcataccGCTTATATACCTTACTCATTATATATATACATTGTATTCAAATCAATCTTACACTCAATATAATACAATACCAATCAGTACGATAAAGATCACGGAGACAATCGCTCGTATCAAATTCGTTCGCTGTGTCAATTCACATCCCATACTTTTCGATCCACTTAACCGACCAGTTTCGGATAACTGGAACCATACCGCCGACCAGTTTCGGCAAAGAACAAACACAAGTATTAGCaactgtgaagtgacgtatgtaatatacttttgaaatgatgatggtgattaaaataatttttgcaagtaacatattttaagcataagcataagcatgggataccgcccgtgtgctgctactccgttattgaccaggaccgatgaaaattgcaaaatgataactggaaaaagcatacttgggacagtacgctatttctcattgtgcaaccttatcaggtccctacatgctgatcaatagcgatgccggccacgtccgaatgcgggtcctggttggatgggaaggaatgttagtccaatacttgttgctactaaagaccagggaatcctctgcatcttcacaa is part of the Sabethes cyaneus chromosome 2, idSabCyanKW18_F2, whole genome shotgun sequence genome and harbors:
- the LOC128736399 gene encoding uncharacterized protein LOC128736399; translated protein: MAPLPAARITPSKVFEQTGLDYCGPFLVRPLAGRGASVKVWVAVYVCFAVKAVALDIVDGLSAAACVNSLRRFVSRVGRVRIIHCDNSTSFVGAARELRDMRRQYREQFASTSWANECLQRGIEFQFIPPRAPHFGGLWEAAVKKFKYHLIRIMKTTPYRLDDFRTAIAQAESIMNSRPLTPLSNDPSDLSVLTPGHFLIGESPFQLPEQDYQQKPLNRLSRFQATQRAITDLWKRWSTEYIGLLHQRPAKWRKVPPNFAVGTMVVLKTDCVPPKRWPLGRVVAVYPGADGITRVVDVRTQNGTRRRATSELCILPIENCDAEYTAILKQPV